A genome region from Planifilum fimeticola includes the following:
- a CDS encoding zinc ribbon domain-containing protein — MKLWKELKQRVEKGVETASHKSQQMVEISRLNLRIRGKKEDINRLYRRLGILVYEAWNENKGERLVLSGDMKEVLQLIRQFQADITAMERELLSVRGKVDCPECGAVFDRGTEHCPVCQAPIPHAMPPSTDARNTASEPQASDASSHRRHSEPIVSQTVSSDKNEPDGERRTAVASDNPRALSEFQTVVGEAIFVCPECGNQLKELVDTCPYCGEKFL; from the coding sequence TTGAAGCTCTGGAAGGAACTGAAGCAGCGCGTGGAAAAGGGTGTGGAGACCGCCAGTCATAAGTCTCAGCAAATGGTCGAAATCAGCCGATTAAACCTGCGGATTCGAGGGAAAAAAGAAGATATCAACCGATTATATCGTCGTTTGGGCATCCTTGTATATGAAGCATGGAATGAGAACAAGGGGGAGCGCCTTGTTCTCAGCGGGGATATGAAGGAAGTCCTCCAGTTGATTCGCCAGTTTCAGGCCGATATCACAGCCATGGAGCGGGAGCTGCTTTCAGTGCGGGGAAAGGTGGACTGTCCCGAATGCGGTGCCGTTTTCGACCGAGGGACGGAACACTGCCCCGTATGTCAAGCTCCGATCCCCCATGCCATGCCCCCCTCCACCGATGCACGCAACACCGCGTCGGAGCCCCAGGCATCCGATGCCTCCTCCCACCGACGTCATTCTGAACCCATCGTTTCGCAAACCGTATCTTCCGACAAAAATGAGCCCGACGGAGAGCGGCGGACAGCCGTTGCGTCGGACAACCCACGTGCACTGTCCGAGTTTCAAACAGTGGTCGGAGAGGCGATTTTCGTCTGCCCGGAGTGTGGAAATCAGCTGAAAGAGCTTGTAGATACCTGTCCCTATTGCGGTGAAAAGTTCTTGTAA
- a CDS encoding YkvA family protein yields the protein MEKLDRKIQRAGGVGRVLRTLKLMMDYFRHPETSLAKKLMVGAGFVYFFLPTDFVPDLIPLFGYVDDAALAMVIWKLFSKELEHFEKQNRKPKDSD from the coding sequence ATGGAGAAGCTGGACCGAAAAATCCAGCGGGCGGGCGGGGTTGGAAGGGTGCTGCGCACATTGAAGCTGATGATGGACTATTTTCGGCATCCTGAGACGAGCCTCGCCAAGAAACTCATGGTGGGAGCCGGCTTTGTGTATTTCTTTTTGCCGACGGATTTCGTTCCCGACCTGATCCCGCTTTTCGGCTATGTGGATGACGCCGCTTTGGCGATGGTTATCTGGAAACTGTTTTCCAAGGAACTGGAGCATTTTGAAAAACAGAACAGGAAGCCGAAAGATTCGGATTGA